Proteins found in one Pueribacillus theae genomic segment:
- the helD gene encoding RNA polymerase recycling motor HelD, producing the protein MNNELRQEQKRLDSVMDTMMELIGRLESETGRRRKEVANIRKHFWDDVKVNTDTFDDYLETIIGLRQQAQALSVTESTHRHATDRLSVLRRMCKVPYFGRINFTEEGDSTAERIYIGMSTLMDTSGENFLIYDWRAPISSVYYDYPPGPAEYTTPGGVIRGNLEEKWQYIIRDGVIESMFDTRLTIGDEILQQALGKGTDKHMHSIVATIQQEQNRIIRHDHGRLLIVQGAAGSGKTSAALQRIAYLLYKYRNWLKAEHIILFSPNALFNNYVSRVLPELGEENMQQVTFQEYLDHRLSNTFQVEDPYEQLEFMLTAMDDSSYETRAASIRFKASARFFETMKTYRQSLELSGMIFKDIKFRGKPIVSAKQISERFYRTDTSLRFHNRLEKLTEWLIEQIDEIEKLEMTKPWVQEEIELLSNEEYQKAFTYLQQKRGFTEDSFDDYERERKVLGRLIVRKKLKPLRKWIETLRFVDFTGIYKQLFDDPTHINRWIAGEAPEEWGAICRLTMKMLQEGKLFYEDATPFLLLKELIQGFQTNSSIKHVLVDEAQDYSPFQFEFLKRLFPLAKMTVFGDFNQAIFAHASEVIDFHTLSGLYGPDETDAINLTRSYRATKPIVEFTRRIVPGGERIIAFERDGERPSLTKLSNHAELHRCIASKVVDLRKRQYNTIAIICKSAAESIGAYEALSHIEDIKLVKSSSIEYEQGIVVIPAYLAKGIEFDAVIIYDASVQVYGDESLRKLFYTACTRAMHYLQLYSVGEPSSFCEM; encoded by the coding sequence ATGAACAATGAACTTCGGCAGGAACAAAAACGTTTGGATAGTGTAATGGATACAATGATGGAGCTAATTGGAAGGCTGGAAAGCGAAACTGGACGGCGCCGAAAAGAAGTGGCTAATATTCGTAAGCACTTTTGGGATGACGTCAAGGTGAACACAGATACTTTTGACGATTATCTTGAGACGATCATTGGCTTGAGGCAACAAGCGCAAGCCTTAAGCGTAACAGAAAGCACCCATAGGCATGCTACCGATCGCTTATCTGTACTGCGGCGTATGTGTAAAGTACCTTATTTTGGCCGGATCAACTTCACTGAAGAAGGAGATTCAACAGCAGAAAGAATTTATATCGGCATGTCGACGCTAATGGATACAAGCGGTGAGAATTTCCTAATCTACGACTGGCGGGCACCAATCTCGAGTGTTTACTATGATTACCCGCCCGGCCCGGCCGAATACACTACGCCTGGAGGGGTGATTCGTGGCAATCTGGAGGAAAAGTGGCAATATATCATTCGCGATGGCGTGATTGAATCGATGTTCGATACTCGTCTCACCATTGGAGATGAGATTTTACAGCAGGCACTGGGCAAAGGTACAGACAAACATATGCACAGCATAGTCGCTACCATTCAACAGGAGCAAAACCGGATCATTCGCCACGATCACGGCAGGCTGCTCATTGTTCAAGGGGCTGCTGGCAGTGGCAAAACATCGGCAGCCTTGCAGCGGATTGCTTACTTGCTCTACAAGTATCGAAATTGGCTTAAAGCCGAACACATCATCTTATTTTCGCCGAATGCATTATTTAACAATTACGTATCCAGAGTATTACCGGAGCTCGGAGAAGAGAATATGCAGCAGGTCACATTTCAAGAATATTTGGATCATCGGTTGAGCAACACTTTTCAAGTTGAAGATCCTTACGAGCAATTAGAATTTATGTTAACTGCAATGGATGATTCTTCATACGAGACGAGAGCTGCGAGTATCCGCTTCAAGGCATCTGCCCGTTTTTTTGAGACAATGAAAACATATAGGCAGTCGCTGGAGTTATCTGGCATGATCTTCAAAGATATTAAGTTTAGAGGAAAACCGATCGTCTCCGCCAAACAAATCTCGGAAAGATTTTATCGCACCGATACCTCGCTACGCTTTCATAACAGACTGGAGAAGTTGACAGAGTGGCTCATCGAGCAAATTGATGAAATCGAAAAACTTGAAATGACAAAACCATGGGTACAGGAAGAAATCGAGTTGCTCAGCAATGAAGAATATCAAAAGGCATTTACCTACTTGCAACAAAAACGCGGCTTTACTGAAGACTCCTTTGACGATTATGAAAGAGAGCGCAAAGTACTTGGGCGTTTGATTGTTCGCAAGAAGCTGAAACCGCTGCGCAAATGGATCGAAACGCTTCGTTTCGTAGACTTTACAGGAATTTACAAGCAGCTTTTCGATGATCCGACGCATATCAACCGCTGGATTGCCGGAGAAGCACCTGAAGAGTGGGGGGCTATTTGCCGGCTGACAATGAAAATGTTGCAAGAAGGAAAACTGTTTTACGAAGATGCGACCCCATTTTTACTTTTAAAAGAACTGATTCAAGGGTTTCAAACAAATTCCTCAATCAAGCATGTACTTGTGGACGAGGCGCAAGACTATTCACCGTTTCAGTTCGAATTTTTGAAACGTTTGTTTCCTTTAGCAAAGATGACAGTATTTGGAGACTTTAACCAGGCGATATTTGCCCATGCGAGTGAAGTCATCGATTTCCATACGCTTTCGGGCTTATACGGACCGGATGAAACTGATGCGATTAACTTAACCCGTAGTTACAGAGCGACAAAGCCAATCGTGGAATTTACCCGCAGAATTGTGCCCGGCGGGGAACGAATCATTGCCTTTGAACGTGACGGAGAAAGACCGTCACTGACAAAATTATCCAATCATGCCGAACTACATCGCTGCATTGCTTCCAAAGTCGTGGATTTGCGGAAACGGCAATATAATACGATCGCGATTATATGCAAATCCGCTGCCGAAAGCATCGGTGCATACGAAGCCTTGAGCCATATTGAAGACATCAAGCTCGTAAAAAGCAGCTCGATTGAATATGAACAAGGCATTGTCGTCATACCGGCGTATTTAGCCAAAGGGATTGAATTCGACGCTGTCATCATTTACGACGCATCTGTGCAAGTATACGGTGATGAGAGCTTGCGCAAGTTGTTTTACACCGCCTGCACAAGGGCTATGCATTACTTGCAGCTATATAGTGTAGGTGAACCAAGTTCTTTTTGTGAGATGTAA
- a CDS encoding DinB family protein, which yields MYKLINDNLYETRNNLVNEINLLSDAQFNSKPDINQWSIAQVCHHLVLVEEASIKAIAWGLKEVDGTQKERKKIHLTLLDRTKKIKAPKIVEPDVEPFEVQQIIELLDDSRKKLMTFLSTIEDKSILAKKSMKHPALGELPLDQWIEQIYLHEQRHIEQIKEIKLLLDARQ from the coding sequence ATGTATAAATTAATAAATGACAATCTGTATGAGACGAGAAATAATCTTGTAAACGAGATTAATTTATTAAGCGATGCCCAATTTAATAGTAAGCCTGATATAAATCAGTGGAGTATAGCACAAGTCTGCCACCACTTAGTTTTAGTGGAGGAGGCATCTATAAAGGCGATTGCATGGGGATTAAAAGAGGTTGATGGTACTCAAAAAGAACGTAAAAAAATTCATCTTACATTATTGGATAGAACGAAAAAGATTAAAGCCCCAAAAATCGTTGAACCAGATGTAGAACCATTTGAAGTTCAGCAAATAATCGAGTTGTTAGACGATTCGAGAAAAAAATTGATGACTTTTCTAAGTACGATAGAAGATAAATCCATATTGGCGAAAAAATCAATGAAGCATCCTGCATTAGGTGAATTACCTCTTGATCAATGGATTGAACAGATATATTTGCATGAACAGCGGCACATAGAACAAATAAAAGAGATAAAATTACTTTTAGATGCAAGGCAATGA
- a CDS encoding enoyl-CoA hydratase-related protein encodes MLNNNVVLCTEENGIARITLNRPEALNALNRDVLEQLSSILDRIKTDSSVKAAIIIGAGERAFSAGADIQFLNKATPLEVRDLAQLAVTVTNKIESLGKVVVAAINGLALGGGLELAESCTLRICVNYARLGHPEVRIGAVAGFGGTTRFPRLIGKGRAAELLLTGNAIGADEAYRIGLVNRIVEPDKLLSEAETLIQEILSQAPIAVKMTWEAIHRGENLTLEESALLGADYFGLAASTEDFREGTKSFLEKTQPSFKGR; translated from the coding sequence ATGTTAAACAACAATGTCGTTCTCTGCACTGAAGAAAATGGTATCGCAAGAATTACATTAAACAGACCGGAAGCGCTAAATGCGTTAAACCGAGATGTTCTTGAACAGCTTTCGTCCATCTTGGACAGGATTAAAACTGATTCAAGTGTAAAGGCAGCAATAATTATCGGTGCTGGAGAAAGGGCATTCTCCGCAGGCGCGGACATTCAGTTTCTCAATAAAGCCACTCCGCTAGAAGTACGGGATTTAGCTCAGTTGGCTGTTACGGTTACGAATAAAATCGAATCGTTGGGGAAGGTAGTTGTCGCTGCTATCAATGGCCTCGCACTAGGAGGCGGACTTGAGTTAGCTGAATCCTGTACGCTCCGTATTTGTGTGAATTATGCTAGATTAGGGCATCCTGAAGTCCGTATTGGAGCTGTTGCAGGCTTTGGGGGAACTACGAGATTTCCTAGACTTATAGGCAAGGGGCGTGCTGCAGAACTGTTGCTTACCGGAAACGCTATAGGCGCAGACGAAGCTTATAGAATAGGATTGGTTAATAGGATTGTTGAGCCAGATAAGTTATTATCAGAAGCAGAAACTCTTATCCAAGAAATTCTGTCTCAGGCCCCTATCGCAGTAAAAATGACTTGGGAGGCAATTCATCGGGGGGAGAATCTAACTTTAGAAGAGTCCGCGCTTCTCGGTGCAGATTATTTCGGTTTGGCAGCGTCCACAGAGGACTTCAGAGAAGGGACGAAATCATTTTTAGAAAAGACCCAACCATCATTTAAAGGAAGATGA
- a CDS encoding Fic family protein — translation MHALFVGIHPFIDENGRTSLLLFDFELMKAGFPAVVIKVENWLF, via the coding sequence TTGCATGCTCTATTCGTTGGTATCCATCCATTTATTGATGAGAACGGGCGTACATCCCTTCTTCTTTTTGATTTTGAATTGATGAAAGCGGGTTTTCCTGCAGTTGTTATTAAAGTAGAAAATTGGCTTTTTTAA
- the panB gene encoding 3-methyl-2-oxobutanoate hydroxymethyltransferase, whose product MARNMDYLHWKKRNAQRITMLTCYDYPTAVLQDEAGLDVIFVGDSLGTNELGYEREISVTLGDIIHHLKAVRRGVKEAYLLADMPYKTYENPEMALATAKELILSGADGVKLEGIQVEIISHLYKNGIEVWGHLGYNPQLHEKAAVQGKTFDSAKILLESAISLQDAGASMMVLELVPEELGKMITEKLRIPTIGIGAGRFTDGQVLIVQDMLGVNPFDLRHSKRYSDVGQIMLKAFQTYANEVENGAFPQRTNVRNMKDEEREQLLSWYS is encoded by the coding sequence ATGGCAAGAAATATGGACTATCTACATTGGAAGAAACGGAACGCTCAAAGGATTACTATGTTAACGTGTTATGACTATCCCACCGCCGTATTGCAAGACGAAGCAGGATTGGATGTCATTTTTGTCGGAGATTCATTGGGAACAAACGAATTAGGATATGAACGTGAAATTTCTGTCACGCTTGGCGACATAATCCATCACTTGAAAGCAGTTCGACGGGGAGTCAAGGAAGCATATTTACTCGCGGATATGCCGTATAAAACATATGAGAATCCAGAAATGGCATTGGCTACTGCGAAGGAGCTAATTCTTAGCGGAGCAGACGGTGTAAAATTAGAAGGAATACAAGTTGAAATCATATCACATTTATATAAAAATGGCATTGAGGTTTGGGGACACCTTGGTTATAATCCTCAGCTGCATGAAAAGGCGGCTGTACAAGGAAAAACATTTGATTCCGCCAAAATTCTCTTGGAAAGCGCAATCTCTTTACAAGATGCTGGTGCAAGTATGATGGTACTAGAACTTGTACCAGAAGAACTCGGAAAAATGATTACAGAAAAGCTAAGAATCCCCACGATTGGGATTGGCGCAGGAAGATTTACGGATGGACAAGTTCTTATCGTTCAAGATATGTTAGGGGTTAATCCATTTGACCTTCGCCATTCGAAGAGATACTCTGATGTAGGTCAGATAATGCTTAAAGCATTCCAAACGTATGCAAATGAAGTCGAAAATGGTGCGTTTCCACAACGGACGAACGTTCGAAACATGAAAGATGAGGAACGAGAACAATTATTAAGTTGGTACTCATAA
- a CDS encoding DUF817 domain-containing protein, whose product MRAIKQLVRFGWEQALSCLFPVVIFATLAFTQIIPLPFLPRYDWILIICLLMQWWMVRSGLETRDELKVITLFHLIGLALEIFKVHMGSWAYPEEGFVKIFGVPLYSGFMYASVASYLCQAWRRLKIELVKWPPFWVVVPLAAAIYLNFFIHHYWIDVRWWLAALVIIVFWQSWVTYEVGGTRYRMPLALSFVLIGFFIWVAENIATFFGAWKYPNQTDAWSLVHLGKVSSWLLLVIVSFLIVATLKLVKRKIPMG is encoded by the coding sequence ATGAGAGCAATAAAACAACTCGTCCGTTTTGGTTGGGAGCAGGCTCTGTCATGTTTGTTTCCTGTCGTTATTTTTGCTACTTTGGCTTTTACCCAAATCATACCACTCCCGTTCCTGCCACGGTATGATTGGATCCTCATCATCTGCCTTCTGATGCAGTGGTGGATGGTGCGTTCAGGGCTTGAAACACGGGATGAACTAAAGGTGATCACATTGTTCCACCTTATTGGGCTTGCGCTTGAAATTTTCAAGGTGCACATGGGATCTTGGGCTTATCCAGAGGAAGGCTTTGTCAAAATTTTTGGCGTGCCATTGTATAGCGGATTCATGTACGCAAGTGTGGCGAGTTATCTTTGCCAGGCGTGGCGGAGGCTTAAGATTGAACTGGTTAAGTGGCCGCCATTTTGGGTCGTTGTGCCTCTGGCAGCTGCGATTTATTTGAACTTTTTTATTCACCATTATTGGATTGACGTTCGCTGGTGGCTAGCTGCACTTGTCATTATCGTTTTTTGGCAATCGTGGGTTACATACGAGGTTGGTGGAACGCGTTACCGTATGCCGCTCGCACTTTCTTTTGTGCTTATCGGATTTTTTATATGGGTAGCCGAAAATATTGCAACCTTCTTTGGCGCATGGAAATATCCGAACCAAACCGACGCATGGAGTCTCGTTCATTTAGGAAAAGTGAGCTCATGGCTTTTATTGGTGATTGTTAGCTTTCTTATCGTAGCAACGTTAAAGTTGGTTAAGAGAAAAATTCCAATGGGATAG
- a CDS encoding helix-turn-helix domain-containing protein — protein sequence MAIIINIDVMLAKRKMSVTELSEKVGITMANLSILKNGKAKAIRFSTLEAICKALECQPGDILEYKDDEDTQESNS from the coding sequence ATGGCGATTATAATCAATATTGACGTGATGTTGGCGAAAAGGAAAATGAGCGTCACAGAACTTTCGGAGAAGGTTGGAATCACAATGGCTAACCTTTCGATACTGAAAAATGGCAAGGCAAAAGCCATTAGGTTCTCAACCTTAGAGGCGATTTGCAAGGCTTTAGAATGTCAGCCCGGAGATATTTTAGAATACAAAGATGATGAAGACACTCAAGAATCAAATTCTTAA
- a CDS encoding DUF2975 domain-containing protein, translating to MKRGSTLFLKIVVILIGIPILALCIFVVPKIANYAAELYPEFAYIKYLVLIVMYAAAIPFYFALHQALRLLSYIDKNIAFSELSVRALKNIKYCATTISIVYVAGMPLFYLMAEMDDAPGIIVLGLIIIFASMVIAVFAAVLQKLLKNAIDIKSENDLTI from the coding sequence ATGAAACGAGGATCAACGCTCTTTTTAAAGATAGTCGTTATTCTTATTGGCATTCCCATTCTTGCTTTGTGCATATTTGTGGTGCCTAAAATAGCGAATTATGCAGCTGAATTGTACCCAGAGTTCGCTTATATAAAATATCTCGTTTTAATCGTCATGTATGCAGCGGCGATCCCTTTTTACTTTGCTCTGCATCAGGCTTTAAGACTTTTAAGCTATATTGACAAGAACATCGCTTTCTCGGAATTATCTGTAAGAGCTTTAAAGAATATAAAATACTGTGCAACCACAATCAGTATCGTGTATGTGGCAGGCATGCCACTCTTTTATCTCATGGCGGAGATGGACGATGCTCCAGGTATCATCGTACTTGGATTGATCATTATTTTTGCATCAATGGTGATCGCAGTCTTTGCCGCTGTTCTTCAAAAGCTATTAAAAAATGCCATAGATATAAAATCAGAAAATGATTTAACGATCTGA
- a CDS encoding VOC family protein, with protein sequence MTRINQNIVPHLWYDKEANEAAAFYASIFPDSRITNVTALHDTPSGEADLVSFELWGQKFMAISAGPFFKFNPSVSFIVNFDPPREKDASEKINEVWNKLSEGGTVLMPLDKYPFSEKYGWIQDKYGLSWQLILTNPEGEERPTIVPSLMFVGDTCGKAEEAINFYLSVFKNSKQGLIARYPQGMEPDKEGTIMFSDFMLENQWFAAMDSARDHTFSFNEAISFMVYCDTQEEIDDYWDKLTAVPEAEQCGWLKDKYGASWQIVPREMDEIMTSSTPEQITRVNKATLKMKKLDLVELQKAYKEK encoded by the coding sequence ATGACGAGAATAAATCAAAATATCGTTCCGCATTTATGGTATGACAAGGAGGCGAATGAAGCAGCAGCGTTTTATGCTTCCATTTTCCCGGACTCAAGAATTACGAATGTAACAGCACTCCATGACACACCATCAGGCGAAGCCGATTTAGTCTCTTTTGAGTTGTGGGGACAGAAGTTCATGGCAATCAGTGCAGGGCCTTTTTTCAAATTCAATCCGTCGGTGTCTTTTATCGTGAATTTTGACCCACCGCGAGAAAAAGACGCGAGTGAAAAAATAAATGAGGTTTGGAATAAATTGTCCGAAGGTGGCACAGTGTTAATGCCACTTGATAAGTATCCGTTTAGTGAGAAGTATGGTTGGATTCAAGATAAGTATGGTTTGTCGTGGCAACTAATCCTTACCAATCCAGAGGGTGAAGAGCGGCCTACGATTGTGCCCTCGCTAATGTTTGTCGGTGATACATGCGGCAAAGCGGAAGAGGCGATTAATTTTTATTTATCCGTATTTAAGAACTCAAAACAGGGACTAATTGCCCGCTACCCTCAAGGCATGGAACCTGACAAAGAAGGAACGATCATGTTTTCTGATTTCATGCTTGAGAATCAGTGGTTTGCCGCAATGGACAGCGCGAGAGATCATACATTCAGTTTCAACGAGGCCATCTCATTTATGGTATATTGTGACACACAAGAAGAGATTGATGACTATTGGGATAAGCTGACTGCGGTTCCTGAAGCCGAGCAATGCGGCTGGTTGAAAGATAAGTATGGAGCATCCTGGCAGATTGTGCCGAGAGAAATGGACGAGATAATGACGAGTAGTACACCAGAACAAATTACGCGTGTTAATAAGGCAACTCTTAAAATGAAGAAACTCGATCTTGTGGAGTTACAGAAAGCATACAAGGAAAAATGA
- a CDS encoding GAP family protein, producing MLEIIESLIPTNIDFTTALLIIMLCAFIDILSPGVLAITAYILLIQKEKLKSRLIVFLLSTQLCYFIMGILVYLGVGPILGFIESMAKNQISSWFYTIFGAALVLISFYKPKKGMESRFMEWLPNQVSLRAMMILGIIVFTIEFATALPYFYSILLMDGLAFNTGLSISILLGYNVIMVLPSILLLIIYILFRSWIQNKLEKLRKKLVKAPLSSVLVAVAVVGAVLFNIGIRGIL from the coding sequence GTGCTTGAAATCATTGAATCATTAATTCCCACCAACATAGATTTCACAACAGCACTCCTCATTATTATGCTCTGTGCTTTCATTGATATCTTAAGCCCCGGAGTATTGGCGATCACAGCTTATATCCTACTAATACAAAAAGAAAAATTGAAATCGCGTTTGATTGTGTTTTTATTATCGACACAACTTTGCTATTTTATCATGGGAATCTTGGTTTACCTAGGAGTTGGGCCGATTCTTGGTTTTATAGAAAGTATGGCCAAGAATCAAATTTCAAGTTGGTTTTATACGATATTTGGTGCCGCCCTTGTACTGATTAGCTTTTATAAGCCTAAGAAAGGAATGGAATCACGATTTATGGAATGGTTACCAAATCAAGTATCTTTAAGGGCGATGATGATACTCGGTATCATTGTGTTTACGATCGAGTTTGCTACTGCTTTACCGTATTTTTACTCGATCTTATTAATGGATGGTTTAGCGTTTAATACGGGGTTGTCCATAAGTATTTTACTTGGCTATAACGTAATTATGGTACTTCCTTCAATCTTACTATTGATCATTTATATACTATTTAGAAGTTGGATACAGAACAAGCTTGAAAAACTAAGAAAAAAATTAGTAAAAGCTCCATTGTCTTCTGTATTAGTGGCAGTTGCAGTTGTTGGGGCGGTTTTATTCAATATTGGCATTAGGGGAATTTTATAG
- a CDS encoding TetR/AcrR family transcriptional regulator, translating into MPKIVDHDHKRKIIAETAWRIIETEGIEKASIRRIASEAGMSTGALRHYFSTQDELLLFIMEYFLARGKERSENKSWSKNPLIAVQETLLELVPVDREKQTETGVWLVFAIRSLTSAALNTKKDELTEGEYILMEALLEILIKAGYVNKDINIEIEKLRLTAVIEGLSIHALLRPDIFTIEKTEQIITHHLNELCNQ; encoded by the coding sequence ATGCCGAAAATTGTTGATCATGATCACAAAAGGAAAATTATCGCTGAAACAGCTTGGAGAATTATTGAAACGGAAGGCATTGAAAAAGCATCTATCCGAAGAATTGCGTCTGAGGCTGGAATGTCTACCGGAGCATTAAGACATTATTTCTCAACCCAAGATGAATTACTATTATTTATCATGGAATATTTTCTTGCTCGAGGGAAAGAACGGTCGGAGAATAAATCATGGTCAAAAAACCCTCTTATTGCGGTACAGGAAACGCTGTTGGAATTAGTTCCTGTGGATCGGGAGAAACAAACTGAAACTGGCGTATGGCTGGTTTTTGCCATTCGCTCACTTACAAGTGCAGCTTTAAATACGAAAAAAGATGAACTAACTGAAGGAGAATATATTTTAATGGAAGCACTGCTTGAAATATTAATAAAAGCAGGCTATGTAAATAAAGACATAAATATTGAAATAGAAAAATTACGGCTTACGGCAGTCATTGAAGGTTTATCCATACATGCTCTATTAAGACCGGATATATTCACAATTGAAAAAACGGAACAAATTATTACTCACCACTTAAATGAACTTTGCAATCAATAA
- a CDS encoding HAD family hydrolase produces the protein MNVRAIFIDMDCTLLRTSNYISRRNMEAIYRLIHQGVKVFLATGRHYEVTVPYHKEIGLRTPMICLNGAAIHDAETGRVMQMNTVRLNEERFHHLTAESPCNVIIHTANGLYCKETNEEIDYWTKVGQIPPRYIGDLRQANYQDVLKYSVRTGVPSSVLSALFKKEAEVIDWNDGFEMVAPNISKWSAIKSLLTEFRISPNEAVAIGDGPNDIEMLRHVGIGVAMGNASEKVKAAADFVTGHHENDGLAEFIERYLLKSYESYAI, from the coding sequence ATGAATGTGCGTGCAATATTTATTGATATGGATTGTACATTACTAAGAACTTCAAACTACATTTCCCGCCGAAATATGGAAGCCATTTATAGGCTCATTCATCAGGGAGTCAAGGTTTTTCTAGCCACTGGTCGACACTATGAAGTAACCGTTCCCTACCATAAAGAAATTGGATTACGAACTCCAATGATCTGTTTGAATGGCGCTGCTATTCACGATGCAGAGACAGGAAGAGTGATGCAAATGAACACCGTCCGATTGAACGAAGAACGATTTCACCATCTGACGGCTGAAAGTCCATGTAATGTTATTATCCATACAGCAAATGGGCTTTATTGTAAGGAAACAAATGAAGAAATCGATTATTGGACAAAAGTTGGGCAAATTCCACCACGGTATATTGGAGATTTAAGACAGGCAAATTATCAAGATGTTCTTAAATATAGTGTTCGAACAGGTGTACCAAGTTCTGTATTATCCGCTTTGTTTAAAAAGGAAGCTGAAGTCATCGATTGGAATGACGGGTTTGAGATGGTTGCTCCGAATATTTCCAAATGGTCCGCTATAAAAAGCTTACTCACCGAATTTCGAATTAGTCCAAATGAAGCTGTAGCCATTGGAGACGGGCCCAATGATATAGAGATGCTTCGTCATGTCGGCATTGGTGTAGCCATGGGAAACGCTAGCGAAAAGGTTAAAGCAGCGGCTGATTTTGTTACAGGACATCACGAAAATGATGGATTAGCTGAGTTTATAGAACGTTATCTTCTTAAATCATATGAATCATATGCGATTTAA
- a CDS encoding ArsR/SmtB family transcription factor, which yields MSGKILGMDVSMLGALAEPNRMAIVELLRDGPLTVGEIANRLELSQPHASKHLKVLSNNGIVEVKPEANRRFYKLRPEPFQALEYWATSFQKDMERRLDSLDDYVKELQNKRKIDE from the coding sequence ATGTCAGGTAAAATTCTAGGCATGGATGTATCAATGCTAGGTGCGTTAGCTGAACCAAATCGGATGGCTATCGTTGAACTGTTACGCGATGGGCCTCTAACCGTCGGAGAAATTGCTAATCGGCTGGAACTGAGCCAGCCGCATGCATCAAAGCATTTAAAGGTGCTAAGTAACAATGGAATTGTAGAAGTGAAGCCAGAAGCTAATCGTCGATTTTACAAGCTGCGACCTGAGCCTTTTCAGGCATTAGAATATTGGGCGACTTCCTTTCAAAAGGATATGGAAAGGAGACTCGACAGCTTGGACGATTATGTAAAAGAATTGCAAAACAAAAGAAAAATAGACGAGTGA
- a CDS encoding SRPBCC domain-containing protein: MPNNKMVSRLENERFLVLERIYDMPRDQLFQLFKEPEHLKRWWSTDGWELPVCNMDFRPGGVWHYCMKCVDKNQEEYGMESWNKTIYKEIIEPEKIVYNDYFSDAEGNINESMPSPEVTMEFIDLGSQTKLVSRSEFDSADSLQAVLDMGLLEGITQTWDSLDALVETLK, encoded by the coding sequence ATGCCAAATAACAAAATGGTTTCAAGATTAGAGAATGAAAGATTTCTAGTTTTAGAGCGTATTTATGATATGCCACGTGATCAACTATTTCAATTATTTAAAGAACCAGAGCACTTAAAGCGCTGGTGGAGTACGGACGGTTGGGAACTACCTGTTTGCAACATGGACTTTCGCCCGGGAGGCGTATGGCACTACTGCATGAAATGTGTTGATAAGAATCAAGAAGAATATGGAATGGAATCTTGGAATAAAACCATTTATAAAGAAATTATTGAGCCAGAAAAGATTGTTTATAACGATTATTTTTCGGATGCAGAAGGCAATATCAATGAGTCCATGCCTTCTCCAGAGGTTACGATGGAATTCATCGATTTGGGCAGTCAAACTAAATTGGTCAGCCGTTCTGAATTTGATTCAGCAGATTCTCTTCAAGCTGTTTTGGACATGGGATTGCTGGAAGGCATTACGCAAACTTGGGATAGTTTAGATGCACTAGTTGAGACCTTGAAGTAA
- the smpB gene encoding SsrA-binding protein SmpB, with translation MTKGEGNVIAQNKKARHDYFIEETYEAGIVLQGTEIKSIRARRVNLKDSFAKIQNGEMVLLNMHISHYEQGNRYNHDPLRTRKLLLHRKEIDKLIGKTKEQGYSIIPLKIYIKNGFAKVLLGVGKGKKKYDKREDLKQKAAKREIERAFRERQKM, from the coding sequence ATGACAAAAGGAGAAGGAAATGTCATTGCGCAAAATAAAAAAGCGCGGCACGATTATTTTATCGAAGAAACGTATGAAGCGGGCATTGTGCTTCAAGGTACAGAAATTAAGTCGATTCGCGCAAGGCGGGTGAACTTGAAAGATTCCTTCGCCAAAATTCAAAACGGTGAGATGGTGCTTTTAAATATGCATATCAGCCATTACGAACAAGGCAACCGTTACAACCACGATCCATTAAGAACGCGAAAACTGCTGTTGCACCGCAAAGAAATCGATAAGCTGATTGGCAAAACAAAAGAACAAGGCTACTCGATCATTCCGCTGAAAATTTACATTAAAAACGGTTTTGCAAAAGTGTTGCTCGGTGTTGGTAAGGGTAAGAAAAAATACGACAAGCGTGAAGACCTTAAACAAAAAGCTGCTAAACGCGAAATCGAAAGAGCCTTCAGGGAAAGGCAAAAAATGTAA